A genomic window from Caloranaerobacter ferrireducens includes:
- the gltX gene encoding glutamate--tRNA ligase, with the protein MAEVRVRFAPSPTGYLHIGNLRTALYDYLFAKNQGGKYILRIEDTDRTRYVEGAIENLIESLLWVGVEHDEGVFIENGKLVQKGEYGPYIQSERLDIYKKYVDELIEKGHAYYCFCSKERLDKIREEQKSKGLTPRYDGHCRSITLEEAKKRIEAGEEYTVRLKLPANKDIKFKDLVRGEITINTNDLDDQVLLKSDGFPTYHLAVVVDDHLMKITHIVRGEEWLSSTPKHVYLYEVFGWEQPVYVHLPTVLNKNKKKLSKRHGNVAVGDFRKKGYLPEALVNYLALVGWSPEDNREILSMEELINEFSFDRVSKTGGVFDIDKLNWINGQYIRKSDVDRITKLAIPHLVEAGFINEDDIKNRYEWIKMIVSALQEKISYISEIVDKAYVFFKDKVEPENEDVVEVLKGEQVLSLIEAFEEELNSIDEIDEEFASSIFKKLQKKTGAKGKNLYMPIRAILTGQLHGPDLVKTILILGKQNILKRIEYVKREIV; encoded by the coding sequence ATGGCAGAAGTAAGGGTTAGATTTGCACCGAGTCCTACAGGTTATTTGCATATTGGTAATTTAAGAACTGCATTATATGATTACCTTTTTGCTAAAAATCAAGGCGGAAAGTATATATTAAGGATAGAAGATACAGATAGGACTAGATATGTTGAAGGTGCAATTGAAAATTTGATTGAATCTTTATTATGGGTTGGAGTTGAACATGATGAAGGTGTTTTTATAGAAAACGGAAAACTTGTACAAAAAGGTGAGTATGGTCCTTATATACAGTCTGAAAGATTGGATATTTATAAAAAATATGTAGATGAGCTTATTGAGAAGGGACATGCATATTATTGTTTCTGTTCTAAAGAGAGACTTGATAAGATTAGAGAAGAGCAAAAATCTAAAGGGCTTACTCCAAGGTATGATGGTCATTGTAGAAGTATAACTTTAGAAGAAGCTAAAAAGAGAATAGAAGCTGGCGAAGAATATACAGTAAGATTAAAATTACCAGCAAATAAGGATATTAAGTTTAAAGATTTGGTTAGAGGAGAAATAACTATAAATACTAATGATTTAGACGATCAGGTATTACTTAAATCAGATGGGTTTCCAACTTATCATTTAGCTGTTGTAGTAGATGACCATCTTATGAAAATCACTCATATAGTAAGGGGTGAAGAATGGCTTTCTTCAACTCCAAAACACGTTTATTTATATGAAGTTTTTGGTTGGGAGCAACCTGTTTATGTACACCTTCCAACAGTATTAAATAAGAATAAAAAGAAGTTAAGTAAAAGACATGGAAATGTAGCAGTAGGAGATTTTAGAAAAAAAGGATATTTACCTGAAGCTTTAGTAAATTACTTAGCATTAGTTGGTTGGAGCCCAGAAGATAATAGAGAAATTTTAAGTATGGAAGAGCTTATTAATGAGTTTTCTTTTGATAGAGTATCAAAAACTGGTGGAGTTTTTGATATTGATAAACTAAATTGGATAAATGGTCAATATATAAGAAAAAGCGATGTAGATAGAATAACGAAACTTGCAATACCACATCTTGTTGAAGCAGGATTTATAAATGAAGATGATATAAAAAATAGATATGAATGGATTAAAATGATAGTATCAGCTCTGCAGGAAAAAATATCTTATATAAGTGAAATAGTTGATAAAGCCTATGTATTCTTTAAAGATAAAGTAGAGCCTGAAAATGAAGACGTTGTAGAAGTACTTAAGGGAGAGCAAGTTTTAAGTTTAATAGAAGCTTTTGAAGAAGAACTTAATAGTATTGATGAAATAGATGAAGAATTTGCTTCAAGTATATTTAAGAAACTTCAAAAGAAAACTGGAGCAAAGGGTAAAAATTTA
- a CDS encoding DUF1002 domain-containing protein, with protein sequence MIIKRFIVIVLFLVFISSAAHTQDFDVVVSIGEDLTEKQKNEILELFNVKDNVKIIKVTNSEERKYLGKYIDEKLIGTKAISSAYVKKLSNNEGISVETYNITWVSKEMYMNALVTAGIKDAKVKVAAPYEVSGTAALTGIIKAFENATGNKIGEREKEVANEEIAKTGELGQKIGKKQASQLIKEIKEEVVAKDLKEEDKIRKIVIKVSNELNIKLEKEEIDEIVKLMKDISELNLNLKEIKKQLKGISDKLNELSKENQEIKSLLERILEFLRKLFSDILTKLNNILQPVNKIKYL encoded by the coding sequence ATGATTATAAAAAGGTTTATTGTAATAGTTTTATTTCTTGTGTTTATTAGCTCTGCTGCACATACTCAAGATTTTGATGTTGTTGTTAGTATAGGTGAAGATTTGACAGAGAAGCAAAAAAATGAGATTTTAGAGTTATTTAATGTTAAAGATAATGTTAAGATAATTAAAGTTACAAATAGTGAAGAGAGAAAATATTTGGGTAAATATATAGATGAAAAACTAATTGGAACTAAAGCTATTTCATCTGCTTACGTTAAGAAATTAAGTAATAATGAGGGTATTAGCGTTGAAACTTACAATATAACATGGGTTTCTAAGGAAATGTATATGAATGCTTTAGTTACGGCTGGTATCAAAGATGCAAAAGTTAAAGTAGCAGCACCTTATGAAGTATCTGGTACAGCAGCATTAACTGGTATTATTAAGGCTTTTGAAAATGCAACAGGTAATAAAATAGGAGAAAGAGAAAAAGAAGTAGCTAATGAAGAAATAGCTAAAACTGGAGAACTTGGACAGAAAATAGGGAAAAAACAAGCTAGTCAGCTCATTAAAGAGATTAAAGAAGAGGTTGTTGCTAAAGACTTAAAAGAAGAGGATAAAATAAGGAAAATAGTTATAAAGGTTTCAAATGAATTAAACATAAAACTTGAAAAAGAAGAGATTGATGAGATAGTTAAACTTATGAAGGATATATCAGAGTTAAACCTTAACCTAAAAGAAATAAAAAAGCAGCTTAAAGGTATATCTGATAAACTTAATGAACTTTCTAAGGAGAATCAGGAAATAAAATCACTTTTAGAAAGGATATTAGAGTTTTTGAGGAAACTTTTTAGTGATATCTTAACAAAATTAAATAACATACTTCAGCCTGTAAACAAAATAAAATATTTATGA
- a CDS encoding DUF881 domain-containing protein: MKILKTNIYIILASIILGILLAIQLKATSRTSITNIPYDKKNQQLILDIRKIQKEKTTLEKRLNKLNDIANKYEKQKASESKDINKLLNEVETYKMLSGCKDVYGPGIIIEINDLNNDFDYFDTNELYAKKLKLLLNLINNLKSVNAEAISINELRYTNRTEIVLAGLHIEINGVSVNTPLTIKAIGNPDLLEEVINFTIYTSDFDIQLKKQQDIFIPKYKKVLDFKYAKPIKQ, encoded by the coding sequence ATGAAAATTCTCAAAACCAATATATACATAATACTAGCAAGTATTATATTAGGAATTTTACTTGCTATTCAACTCAAAGCTACTAGTAGAACTTCCATAACAAACATTCCTTACGATAAAAAAAATCAGCAATTAATTTTAGACATAAGAAAAATTCAAAAAGAAAAAACAACACTAGAAAAAAGATTGAATAAATTAAACGATATTGCTAATAAATATGAAAAACAAAAAGCTTCAGAAAGCAAAGATATAAATAAACTACTTAATGAAGTAGAAACATATAAAATGTTAAGTGGTTGTAAAGATGTATATGGACCTGGAATTATAATAGAAATTAATGATTTAAATAATGATTTTGACTATTTTGATACTAATGAATTGTATGCGAAAAAATTGAAATTATTATTAAATTTAATCAATAACCTTAAATCCGTAAATGCAGAAGCTATCTCTATAAATGAGCTAAGGTATACAAATCGTACAGAGATTGTACTAGCAGGTCTACACATTGAAATAAATGGAGTTTCTGTTAATACTCCCTTAACAATTAAAGCTATTGGAAATCCTGATTTGCTCGAAGAAGTTATTAATTTTACAATTTATACCTCAGACTTTGATATACAGTTAAAAAAACAACAAGATATTTTCATTCCTAAATATAAAAAAGTTTTAGATTTTAAATACGCAAAACCAATTAAGCAATAA
- a CDS encoding proline--tRNA ligase: MRMSRMYMPTLREVPSEAEIPSHQLLLRAGMIRKLVSGVYSFLPLGYRVMRKIEQIIREEMDAAGSQEVLMSAIQPAEIWQESGRWYEFGPEMFRLKDRHEREFCLGPTHEEYFTDLIRNELKSYKQLPLNIYQIQTKYRDEKRPRFGLMRSREFLMKDAYSFDKDEEGMKKSYEIMWKAYEKIFTRCGLKFKVVEGDSGAMGGSDSHEFMAMSDVGESQIAYCEKCDYAATDEKAQCIYNLNGNESTELEIEKVHTPGIKTIEQLVEFFNIPADKFVKTLIYKVKDEIVAVLVPGNREVNEVKLCNLFGVREHELEMANEEIVKEVTGAEVGFAGPIGISEKAKLIVDSRVAKMKNFIVGANETDYHIKNVNYGRDFEGEIVEDLLLVEEGDLCPKCGESLKIARGIEVGNIFQLGTKYSKSLNATFLDENGKERHFVMGSYGVGVSRTMAAIIEQNHDEKGIIWPLSVAPYHVIITIVSTKKEEQVNLGEKLYKELMDKGIEVLLDDRNERPGVKFNDADLIGIPIRITVGRKASENIVEFVLRGTGEKTEISSDEVYERIKAEFERQGLKI, encoded by the coding sequence ATGAGAATGTCAAGAATGTATATGCCAACACTTAGAGAAGTACCTTCAGAAGCAGAAATTCCAAGTCATCAGCTTTTGTTAAGAGCAGGTATGATAAGAAAATTAGTTTCAGGGGTATATTCTTTCTTGCCTCTTGGATACAGAGTAATGAGAAAAATTGAGCAAATAATAAGAGAAGAGATGGACGCGGCAGGGTCACAAGAAGTGCTTATGTCAGCTATACAGCCAGCTGAAATATGGCAGGAAAGTGGACGTTGGTATGAATTTGGCCCAGAAATGTTTAGACTTAAAGATAGACATGAAAGAGAGTTTTGTTTAGGACCTACACATGAAGAGTATTTTACAGATCTTATAAGAAACGAGTTAAAGTCATATAAGCAATTGCCTTTAAATATTTATCAGATACAAACTAAATATAGAGATGAAAAAAGACCTAGATTTGGCTTAATGAGAAGTAGAGAATTTTTAATGAAAGATGCTTATAGTTTTGATAAAGACGAAGAGGGTATGAAAAAATCTTATGAAATAATGTGGAAAGCTTATGAAAAGATATTTACTAGATGTGGACTAAAGTTTAAAGTAGTTGAAGGTGATTCAGGTGCAATGGGAGGAAGTGATTCCCATGAATTTATGGCTATGTCTGATGTTGGAGAAAGTCAAATAGCTTATTGTGAAAAATGTGATTATGCTGCAACAGATGAGAAGGCACAATGTATATACAATTTAAATGGAAATGAAAGTACTGAATTAGAAATTGAAAAAGTTCATACTCCAGGGATCAAGACTATTGAGCAGCTAGTAGAATTTTTTAATATTCCAGCAGACAAATTCGTAAAAACATTAATTTATAAAGTAAAGGATGAAATAGTAGCAGTATTAGTACCAGGTAACAGAGAGGTTAATGAAGTTAAATTATGTAACTTATTTGGTGTAAGAGAACATGAATTAGAGATGGCAAATGAAGAAATAGTTAAGGAAGTTACGGGAGCTGAGGTAGGTTTTGCAGGTCCTATTGGAATAAGTGAAAAAGCTAAGTTGATAGTAGATTCTAGAGTAGCTAAAATGAAAAACTTTATAGTAGGAGCTAATGAAACAGACTATCACATTAAGAATGTAAACTATGGCAGAGATTTTGAAGGGGAAATAGTTGAAGACTTATTATTGGTTGAAGAAGGAGATTTATGTCCAAAATGTGGAGAATCATTGAAGATAGCTAGAGGAATAGAAGTAGGTAATATATTCCAATTAGGGACTAAGTATAGTAAAAGCTTAAATGCTACATTCTTAGATGAGAATGGCAAAGAGAGACATTTTGTTATGGGGTCATATGGTGTTGGTGTTTCAAGAACAATGGCTGCGATAATTGAGCAAAATCATGATGAAAAAGGTATAATATGGCCTTTATCAGTGGCACCATATCATGTAATAATAACCATAGTTAGTACTAAGAAAGAGGAACAAGTAAACCTAGGAGAAAAGTTATATAAAGAATTAATGGATAAAGGAATTGAAGTATTATTAGATGATAGAAATGAAAGACCAGGAGTTAAGTTTAATGATGCTGATTTAATTGGTATACCTATAAGAATAACAGTAGGAAGAAAGGCAAGTGAAAACATAGTAGAATTTGTATTAAGAGGTACAGGTGAAAAAACAGAAATTTCATCAGATGAAGTTTATGAAAGAATAAAAGCTGAATTTGAAAGACAAGGATTAAAGATATAA
- a CDS encoding ABC transporter permease: MFKYIWIVFKKEIKDTFRDRKTIFTSIIIPILIFPILSLALGSGVSDIIEEDTKPINIAVISENNNGLLKYLTIHEGINIVNTDEPEKSLEKLEVKAIVKIDKYFDEKVNNDEFGTVEIIYDESSQKSSMAYPRLKSIINDYSQIIVSKRLKELGTDNNILKVVDIKAISIAKEGGFGIIMFSMMLPMFLTIWSAVGGIPAATDLGAGEKERQTLEPLLTTRINRTSLLIGKYFTVVVAGIIATLASLTGFIIATRLNSDLFGTISNLPINTILIIGLFCIGLTLTFSSLELAVSFYARNFKEAQTYLTPITIIMLIPTYLTMYLDGKAIPKVYFNIPIINVISIIKEALVSIYNPVHIGIVLIWMIIYIAVALTVTVKLFNKETVIFRN; this comes from the coding sequence ATGTTTAAGTATATTTGGATAGTATTTAAAAAAGAAATAAAGGATACATTTAGAGATAGAAAGACTATATTTACTAGTATTATAATACCAATATTGATATTTCCTATTTTGAGTTTAGCATTAGGAAGTGGAGTTTCTGATATTATAGAGGAGGACACAAAACCAATTAATATAGCAGTTATTTCAGAGAATAATAATGGACTTTTGAAATACTTAACTATACATGAAGGGATAAATATTGTAAATACAGATGAACCTGAAAAATCTCTGGAAAAACTTGAGGTTAAGGCTATAGTAAAGATTGATAAATATTTTGATGAAAAAGTAAATAATGATGAATTTGGTACAGTTGAAATAATTTATGATGAATCTAGTCAAAAATCTTCAATGGCGTATCCTAGATTGAAATCAATAATTAATGATTATTCTCAAATTATTGTATCTAAAAGATTAAAAGAATTGGGAACTGATAATAATATACTTAAGGTGGTTGATATTAAAGCTATATCGATAGCTAAAGAAGGCGGATTTGGCATTATTATGTTTTCTATGATGCTTCCGATGTTTCTTACTATATGGTCAGCAGTTGGTGGAATACCAGCAGCTACTGATTTAGGTGCAGGAGAAAAGGAAAGACAGACACTTGAGCCTCTTTTAACGACTAGAATAAACAGAACTTCATTATTGATAGGTAAATATTTTACAGTTGTTGTTGCTGGAATTATAGCTACTTTAGCATCTTTGACAGGTTTTATTATAGCAACGAGATTGAATTCAGATTTATTTGGGACTATAAGCAACCTTCCTATAAATACAATTTTAATTATTGGGTTATTCTGTATAGGGTTAACTTTAACTTTTAGCAGTTTAGAATTGGCAGTAAGTTTTTATGCAAGAAACTTTAAAGAGGCTCAGACATATTTGACGCCAATAACAATTATAATGCTTATACCAACTTATTTGACAATGTATTTAGATGGAAAAGCAATACCAAAAGTTTATTTTAATATTCCAATAATTAATGTAATTTCAATTATTAAAGAGGCGTTAGTTTCCATCTATAATCCAGTGCATATAGGTATAGTTTTAATTTGGATGATAATCTATATAGCTGTAGCGTTAACAGTGACAGTAAAATTGTTTAATAAAGAAACGGTAATTTTTAGAAACTAA
- a CDS encoding ATP-binding cassette domain-containing protein, whose amino-acid sequence MIEILNLGKKFKEVEAVKGISFNVSKGEVFGLLGENGAGKTTTLRLLATILKPTFGTARLNGYDIINDPEGARGQIGILFGGETGLYDRLTARENIEYFGLLNGMDKREIEKRVEFLAKKLGMEEYIDRRVGKFSKGMKQKVAIARSIVHDPDIMLFDEPTAGLDVTAVNMVHEFIMDLKQQGKTIIFSSHSMKEVEKLCDTVGIIHKGKMVEISSLASLARKYNNMDLEDIFIKLVGDNDV is encoded by the coding sequence TTGATAGAAATTCTGAACTTAGGAAAGAAATTTAAAGAGGTTGAAGCTGTAAAAGGTATATCTTTTAATGTGAGTAAGGGAGAAGTTTTTGGGTTACTAGGTGAAAATGGAGCAGGTAAAACTACTACATTAAGGTTATTAGCGACAATACTTAAACCGACCTTTGGTACAGCTAGATTAAATGGTTATGATATTATTAATGACCCAGAAGGTGCAAGAGGGCAGATAGGAATACTTTTTGGCGGAGAAACAGGACTTTATGATAGATTGACAGCTAGGGAAAATATAGAATATTTTGGATTGCTTAATGGTATGGACAAAAGAGAAATTGAAAAAAGAGTTGAGTTTTTAGCAAAAAAGCTTGGGATGGAAGAATATATTGACAGAAGAGTAGGTAAATTTTCAAAAGGGATGAAACAGAAAGTGGCAATTGCTAGAAGTATAGTACATGATCCTGATATAATGCTTTTTGATGAACCTACAGCTGGTTTAGATGTAACTGCTGTTAATATGGTACACGAGTTTATAATGGACTTAAAGCAACAAGGGAAAACCATTATTTTTTCCAGTCATTCAATGAAAGAAGTTGAAAAACTTTGTGATACAGTAGGTATAATTCATAAGGGTAAGATGGTGGAGATATCGTCATTAGCTTCATTAGCACGAAAATACAATAATATGGATCTAGAGGATATTTTTATTAAGTTAGTGGGGGATAACGATGTTTAA
- the ispF gene encoding 2-C-methyl-D-erythritol 2,4-cyclodiphosphate synthase encodes MRIGIGYDVHRLVEGRKLILGGVQIKYDRGLLGHSDADVLVHAIMDSMLGALALGDIGKHFPDNDIKYKGISSMELLRKVNELINSRGYKVNNIDSIIVAQEPKIAPYIEEMRNNISNILNIPVDDISIKATTTERLGFEGRKEGISAHSVCTLCKK; translated from the coding sequence ATGAGAATAGGAATAGGTTATGATGTACATAGATTAGTGGAAGGAAGGAAGCTAATTTTAGGTGGAGTTCAGATAAAATATGATAGAGGTTTATTAGGGCATTCTGATGCTGATGTGCTTGTGCATGCTATTATGGACAGTATGCTTGGAGCTTTGGCGCTAGGAGATATAGGTAAGCATTTTCCAGATAATGATATTAAATATAAAGGTATTTCAAGTATGGAATTATTACGTAAAGTTAATGAATTGATAAATAGTAGGGGTTATAAAGTGAATAATATAGACAGTATTATTGTTGCACAAGAACCTAAAATAGCTCCATATATAGAGGAAATGAGAAACAATATATCGAATATACTTAATATACCAGTAGATGATATCAGTATAAAGGCTACAACTACTGAAAGGCTTGGCTTTGAGGGGAGAAAAGAAGGAATTTCAGCACATTCTGTTTGTACTTTGTGTAAAAAGTAA
- the ispD gene encoding 2-C-methyl-D-erythritol 4-phosphate cytidylyltransferase has product MSYLGKYISVIVPAAGMGKRMNSKINKQFIKIKDVPVLARTLIQFNNCDYIDEIIVVTRYDEIDFCKKEVIEKYELYKVKNVIQGGRERQDSVYNGLKGVNKKSDIVLIHDGARPFIKREIIEENIKFALEYGACVTGVPVKDTIKKVDLNGEVVDTPNRKELWAIQTPQTFRYDLILKAYEKAQSDTFLGTDDSMLVERIGHKVKIVMGDYSNIKITTPEDLIIAEAIVNR; this is encoded by the coding sequence ATGAGTTATTTAGGCAAATATATTTCTGTTATAGTACCAGCAGCAGGTATGGGCAAAAGAATGAACAGTAAAATTAACAAACAGTTTATAAAGATAAAAGATGTTCCTGTATTAGCTCGTACTTTGATACAGTTTAATAACTGTGATTATATAGATGAAATCATAGTAGTTACTAGGTATGACGAAATTGATTTTTGCAAAAAAGAAGTTATTGAAAAATATGAATTATATAAAGTCAAAAACGTAATTCAAGGGGGGAGAGAACGACAGGATTCTGTGTATAATGGTCTTAAGGGAGTGAATAAAAAGAGTGATATTGTTTTAATACATGATGGAGCAAGACCATTTATTAAAAGAGAGATTATAGAAGAAAATATAAAATTTGCACTTGAATATGGGGCTTGTGTAACAGGAGTTCCGGTAAAGGATACTATCAAGAAAGTTGATTTAAATGGCGAAGTAGTAGATACGCCAAATAGAAAAGAATTATGGGCAATTCAAACTCCTCAAACATTTAGATATGATTTGATACTTAAAGCATATGAAAAAGCTCAATCAGACACTTTTCTAGGCACAGATGACAGTATGTTAGTAGAGAGAATAGGACACAAAGTTAAAATTGTTATGGGTGATTACAGTAATATTAAAATAACGACTCCTGAAGATTTAATAATAGCAGAGGCTATAGTTAATAGATAA
- a CDS encoding PIN/TRAM domain-containing protein, whose product MVQKIIRVVLTIFSMFLGYGIVSLLYSVGILNFIDGNLRLYVYISTSLIFGIIFHIAFPKLLFAARNIANSVEGELQQVPATDIVLGSIGLIVGLIIAYLSSQPFFNLGIPYLGVVISILLYLLFGYLGIIVPTKKREDFFSILNVFKRTGSKDKAFKGTKVQPKILDTSVIIDGRIADICKTGFIEGPLVIPEFVLEELRHIADSSDGLKRNRGRRGLDILNKIQKEIDIEVIIYDKDFEDINEVDSKLLKLAQILKGKVVTNDFNLNKVAEFQGVDVLNINELANAVKPVVLPGEEMVVQVIKDGKESGQGVAYLDDGTMIVVDGGKKHIGETIGVMVTSVLQTAAGRMIFAKPKSMVDKAV is encoded by the coding sequence ATGGTTCAGAAAATTATAAGAGTAGTATTAACGATTTTTAGTATGTTTTTGGGTTATGGAATAGTTAGTCTATTATATTCAGTTGGAATTCTTAATTTTATAGATGGTAATTTAAGGTTGTATGTTTATATTTCAACATCATTAATATTTGGAATTATATTTCATATTGCTTTTCCTAAACTTCTTTTTGCAGCAAGAAATATTGCAAATAGTGTTGAAGGGGAACTTCAGCAAGTTCCAGCGACAGATATAGTATTAGGTTCTATTGGTCTTATAGTTGGATTGATTATTGCTTATTTGAGCAGTCAGCCTTTTTTTAATTTAGGTATTCCTTATTTGGGAGTAGTAATTTCTATATTATTATATTTATTGTTTGGATATCTTGGAATAATAGTTCCAACAAAGAAGAGAGAAGATTTTTTTAGCATTCTAAATGTTTTCAAAAGAACAGGTAGTAAAGATAAAGCATTTAAAGGAACTAAAGTTCAGCCTAAAATATTAGATACTAGTGTAATAATTGATGGAAGGATAGCTGATATATGTAAAACTGGATTTATTGAAGGTCCTTTAGTGATTCCAGAGTTTGTTTTAGAAGAATTAAGGCATATAGCAGATTCTTCAGATGGACTTAAAAGAAATAGAGGTAGAAGGGGTCTTGATATTCTAAATAAAATACAAAAAGAAATTGATATAGAAGTTATAATTTATGATAAAGATTTTGAGGATATTAATGAGGTTGACAGTAAATTATTAAAATTAGCTCAAATACTTAAAGGGAAGGTAGTTACTAATGACTTTAATTTAAATAAAGTTGCAGAGTTTCAAGGTGTTGATGTATTAAATATTAATGAGCTTGCAAATGCAGTAAAACCAGTAGTGCTTCCTGGAGAGGAAATGGTAGTTCAAGTAATAAAAGATGGAAAAGAGTCAGGACAAGGAGTAGCATATTTGGATGATGGAACTATGATTGTTGTAGATGGCGGTAAAAAGCATATAGGCGAGACTATTGGTGTTATGGTTACAAGTGTTTTACAAACTGCAGCTGGAAGAATGATATTTGCAAAGCCAAAATCAATGGTAGATAAAGCTGTTTAG
- a CDS encoding CarD family transcriptional regulator has product MFGIGDKIVYPMHGAGVIEAIEEKEILGKKRKYYVMKMPMGDMKVMVPVDNVDEIGIREVIDSEEVEQVLAVLADDRTKMPQNWNRRYRINMDKIKSGNIYEIASVVRNLMIREREKGLSTGERKMLSNAKQILISEIVLAKDICEVEAEELVEKVVK; this is encoded by the coding sequence ATGTTTGGTATTGGCGATAAAATAGTTTATCCCATGCATGGTGCTGGTGTTATAGAGGCAATTGAGGAAAAAGAAATTTTAGGTAAAAAAAGAAAATATTATGTTATGAAAATGCCAATGGGTGATATGAAAGTTATGGTTCCTGTAGATAATGTAGATGAAATCGGGATTAGAGAAGTAATTGATAGTGAGGAAGTTGAACAAGTTTTAGCTGTGTTAGCTGACGATAGAACTAAAATGCCTCAAAATTGGAATAGAAGATACAGAATAAATATGGATAAGATAAAAAGTGGTAATATATATGAAATTGCTAGTGTAGTTAGAAATCTTATGATAAGAGAAAGAGAGAAAGGATTATCTACAGGAGAAAGAAAAATGTTAAGTAATGCAAAACAAATATTAATAAGTGAAATAGTATTAGCTAAAGATATTTGTGAGGTAGAGGCTGAAGAATTAGTTGAAAAAGTTGTAAAATAG
- the disA gene encoding DNA integrity scanning diadenylate cyclase DisA → MREEDIRNNEIFESLKILAPGTPLREGLENIVRAKTGALIVVGDSDEVLSIVDGGFNINSDFTPAHLYELAKMDGAIIISHDIKKILYANAQLMPDPFIASKETGIRHRTAERVAKQTNQLVISISQRRNIITLYKGNYKYVLKDVSEILSKANQAIQTLEKYKSVLDQTLANLSALEFENLVTVYDVAIVLQRTEMVMRIVKEIDKYILELGNEGRLISMQLEELTGDVEEDGINIIKDYIVEGLDFEEVKKSISNLTSEDLLDLTNIAKILGYDGGINSLDINIFPKGYRILSKIPRLPYNVLENVIEMFGSFQEILRASISDLDKVEGIGEVRARAIKEGLRRVQEQSLLDRHI, encoded by the coding sequence ATGAGAGAAGAGGATATTAGGAATAATGAAATATTCGAATCGTTAAAAATATTAGCTCCAGGAACGCCTTTAAGAGAAGGCTTAGAGAATATAGTTAGAGCTAAAACAGGAGCATTAATAGTAGTAGGAGATAGTGATGAAGTTTTGAGTATAGTAGATGGCGGCTTTAATATAAATAGTGATTTTACGCCTGCTCATCTATATGAGTTAGCTAAAATGGACGGGGCAATTATTATCAGTCATGATATAAAAAAAATACTTTATGCAAATGCGCAGTTAATGCCAGACCCATTTATAGCTTCAAAAGAGACAGGAATAAGACATAGAACAGCAGAAAGAGTTGCTAAACAGACTAACCAATTAGTTATTTCTATATCGCAGAGGAGAAATATTATTACTTTATATAAAGGCAACTATAAATATGTATTAAAGGATGTAAGTGAAATACTGTCTAAAGCTAATCAAGCTATTCAAACTTTAGAAAAGTATAAGTCAGTATTAGACCAGACTTTGGCTAATTTGAGTGCACTTGAGTTTGAGAATTTGGTAACAGTATATGACGTAGCTATAGTACTTCAAAGAACAGAAATGGTAATGAGAATTGTTAAAGAGATTGATAAGTATATATTAGAACTAGGAAACGAAGGTAGATTGATAAGTATGCAATTAGAAGAGTTAACGGGAGATGTTGAAGAAGATGGTATAAATATAATAAAAGATTATATAGTTGAGGGATTAGACTTTGAAGAAGTAAAAAAATCTATAAGTAATCTGACTTCAGAAGACCTATTAGATTTAACTAATATTGCTAAGATACTTGGATATGATGGAGGTATTAATTCCTTAGACATAAATATATTTCCTAAGGGATACAGGATTTTGAGTAAAATTCCTCGCCTTCCTTATAATGTGTTAGAAAATGTAATAGAGATGTTCGGTTCTTTTCAAGAAATACTTAGAGCTTCAATTTCAGATTTAGATAAAGTAGAGGGTATAGGAGAGGTAAGAGCTAGAGCTATTAAGGAAGGATTAAGAAGAGTGCAAGAGCAATCACTTTTAGATAGACATATTTAG